From one Microbacterium aurum genomic stretch:
- a CDS encoding multidrug transporter has product MTDADPTPDMTPDEKRRDQLLRAEHSTEADAAPRIEVSEHDGVTRIDIADTAAVRPGPGPGAEES; this is encoded by the coding sequence ATGACCGATGCCGACCCGACACCCGACATGACTCCTGACGAGAAGCGCCGCGACCAGCTGTTGCGCGCGGAGCACTCGACCGAGGCCGATGCGGCGCCGCGGATCGAGGTCAGCGAACACGACGGCGTGACGCGCATCGACATCGCCGACACCGCAGCGGTGCGCCCGGGCCCCGGCCCCGGAGCGGAGGAGTCCTAG
- a CDS encoding ABC transporter substrate-binding protein, whose translation MTRIRSRLTLAAGLAAVAALTLSACASGDPLDSGSGSTDTAASGTIVVGSQDYYSNEIIAEIYAQALEGAGFTVDRQFRIGQRDAYIPSLEDGSIQLFPEYTGNLLQFFDADTTARTSDEVYAALKDALPDGLTVLDQSTATDQDSYNVTAAFAAEHNLKSIGDLAGITPLVLGGAPELEERPYGPTGLKEKYGVDVTFSATADTTVDELVAGNIQVANVYSADPRIQTRDLVTLEDPEGLFLASNVVPVVSTSVADEIADVINPVSAKLTPEGLVALNVESTVDQRSPEDIAKDWLAANNLN comes from the coding sequence ATGACACGCATCCGCTCCCGCCTGACGCTCGCCGCCGGGCTCGCCGCCGTCGCCGCACTCACCCTCAGCGCCTGCGCGTCGGGCGACCCGCTCGACAGCGGTTCGGGCTCGACCGACACCGCGGCATCCGGCACGATCGTCGTCGGCAGCCAGGACTACTACTCGAACGAGATCATCGCCGAGATCTACGCGCAGGCGCTCGAGGGCGCCGGCTTCACCGTCGATCGTCAGTTCCGCATCGGCCAGCGCGACGCGTACATCCCGTCGCTCGAGGACGGCTCGATCCAGCTGTTCCCCGAGTACACCGGCAACCTGCTGCAGTTCTTCGACGCGGACACGACCGCGAGGACGTCCGACGAAGTGTACGCCGCGCTGAAGGATGCCCTGCCCGACGGCCTGACCGTGCTCGACCAGTCGACCGCGACCGACCAGGACTCGTACAACGTGACCGCCGCGTTCGCCGCCGAGCACAACCTGAAGAGCATCGGCGACCTCGCCGGCATCACGCCGCTCGTGCTCGGTGGTGCCCCCGAGCTCGAGGAGCGCCCCTACGGTCCGACGGGCCTGAAGGAGAAGTACGGCGTCGATGTCACCTTCTCGGCGACCGCCGACACGACCGTCGACGAGCTCGTCGCCGGCAACATCCAGGTCGCGAACGTCTACAGCGCCGACCCGCGCATCCAGACGCGGGACCTCGTGACGCTGGAAGACCCCGAGGGCCTGTTCCTCGCATCGAACGTCGTCCCCGTCGTCAGCACGTCGGTCGCCGATGAGATCGCCGACGTGATCAACCCCGTGAGCGCCAAGCTCACGCCGGAGGGCCTCGTCGCCCTCAACGTCGAGTCGACCGTCGACCAGCGCTCGCCCGAGGACATCGCGAAGGACTGGCTCGCCGCCAACAACCTGAACTGA
- a CDS encoding IS1634 family transposase, with protein MGWFVRKVRTASGATAVQIASKTRGVRTIVEHLGSAHDDEQLAVLVAIARERIAELAGHVPFDLDGLGATPPATTAPTVTGSRSRLLWDVLEDAYARLGFDAVGNDTFKKLVLARVVEPTSKADTLRVWDELGVPGAPSLSTVWRTLARSVEQDWRSKIAAAAYAHATRSGPLTVVLYDVTTLYFEAEREDKLRKVGMSKERRVDPQILVGLLVDQGGFPLEVHEFAGNRGETLTLLPVLDQFRERHSATEVVVVADAGMLSAANLNRLEDAGFGFIVGSRTSSAPYDLAEHYATVGNIVTDGETVETTRTMGAGVNARERRVVWQYSHKRKIRDNITLNKQIERAEQIAAGTRPAKKDRFVTLGTKPGVNWARVEKAREYIGLKGYVTNLSTATASAAEIVAAYHDLFQVEATFRMAKTDLRARPMFASTADSIHAHLTVVFCALAISRHLYKTTGVTVRRIVRALRPLRDVTITIDGHELTATTPPTGEAADIIAALRPGVGH; from the coding sequence GTGGGGTGGTTCGTGCGGAAGGTGCGCACCGCGTCGGGTGCGACGGCGGTGCAGATCGCGTCGAAGACCCGTGGTGTGCGGACGATCGTGGAGCACCTCGGCTCCGCGCACGACGATGAGCAGCTCGCGGTGCTGGTCGCGATCGCGCGGGAGCGGATCGCGGAGCTGGCCGGGCATGTCCCGTTCGATCTGGACGGGCTGGGCGCGACGCCGCCGGCCACGACCGCGCCGACGGTGACCGGGTCGAGGTCCAGGTTGTTGTGGGATGTCCTCGAGGACGCCTACGCCCGTCTCGGGTTCGACGCGGTCGGCAACGACACATTCAAGAAGCTGGTCCTGGCCCGCGTCGTCGAGCCGACCAGCAAGGCGGACACGCTGCGGGTGTGGGACGAGCTCGGTGTCCCGGGTGCGCCGTCGCTGTCGACCGTGTGGCGGACCCTCGCCCGCAGCGTTGAGCAGGACTGGCGGTCGAAGATCGCCGCCGCAGCCTACGCGCATGCGACCCGATCTGGCCCGCTCACCGTCGTGCTCTACGACGTCACCACCCTCTACTTCGAGGCGGAGCGTGAAGACAAGCTCCGCAAGGTCGGGATGAGCAAAGAGCGCCGCGTCGACCCGCAGATCCTCGTCGGCCTCCTCGTGGACCAGGGCGGGTTCCCCCTCGAAGTCCACGAGTTCGCGGGCAACAGGGGCGAGACTCTCACCCTGCTGCCCGTCCTCGACCAGTTCCGCGAACGTCACTCCGCGACCGAGGTCGTGGTCGTCGCGGACGCCGGCATGCTGTCCGCAGCGAACCTGAACCGGCTGGAGGACGCCGGGTTCGGTTTCATCGTCGGCTCCCGCACCTCCTCCGCGCCATACGATCTCGCCGAGCACTACGCGACCGTCGGGAACATCGTCACCGATGGGGAGACGGTCGAGACCACCCGAACCATGGGTGCGGGTGTGAACGCGCGGGAGCGGCGAGTGGTGTGGCAGTACTCCCACAAGCGGAAGATCCGCGACAACATCACGTTGAACAAGCAGATCGAACGCGCCGAGCAGATCGCTGCCGGCACCCGCCCGGCGAAGAAGGACCGGTTCGTCACCCTCGGCACCAAGCCCGGCGTGAACTGGGCAAGAGTCGAGAAGGCCCGCGAATACATCGGCCTCAAGGGGTACGTCACCAACCTCAGCACCGCGACGGCTTCCGCTGCAGAGATCGTGGCGGCCTACCATGACCTGTTCCAGGTCGAGGCGACGTTCCGGATGGCAAAGACCGACCTGCGGGCGAGGCCGATGTTCGCGTCGACCGCGGACTCGATCCACGCGCACCTCACCGTCGTGTTCTGCGCTCTCGCGATCAGCCGGCACCTCTACAAGACCACCGGCGTGACGGTCCGCCGTATCGTCCGCGCGCTGCGCCCGCTGCGTGACGTCACGATCACCATCGACGGACACGAACTCACCGCGACCACCCCGCCAACGGGGGAAGCCGCCGACATCATCGCCGCACTCCGGCCGGGCGTGGGGCACTAA
- a CDS encoding LLM class flavin-dependent oxidoreductase yields MSGARLQHFGWFLARGFGPHGWGHPYLDWDWDWTRPDLYQQSARELEQAGFDFVLIEDAPSLGSPQTIDLRVRHAFGGPKHDPLLLAPYLFQATRALGVIPTVNPAAYLPYTAARQFATLQHLSGDRLGLNVVTDTASARHFGDAPQLGHDAAYDRAEEWLAGIRALWRSWDEGALVRDAASGVYVDGSRLHATAHRGDYFAFDGPLNAVPFTAGEPVIASPGGSGRGLGFAGANSDIQLALAPLHEKSVREYRAKIHAAAIERGRRPEDIKILFAIQPVIVASPEEADRVVAASLAPSDATLRLIAQRQSSDLETDLTALDLDAPLDAGIFGDHVSHGSIRRLTGDRDVATTPLRVHLTALARLGRLSDRSGFVGTAEEFADLIEELGEWGNDGVLLWGDLHPVTIHRTLDELVPVLRRRGILRRELLGDGLHANLRAF; encoded by the coding sequence ATGAGCGGTGCCCGGCTGCAGCACTTCGGCTGGTTCCTCGCGCGCGGCTTCGGACCGCACGGGTGGGGGCATCCGTACCTCGACTGGGATTGGGACTGGACGCGTCCGGACCTGTACCAGCAGTCCGCCCGCGAGCTCGAACAGGCCGGCTTCGATTTCGTCCTGATCGAGGACGCGCCCTCGCTCGGTTCGCCGCAGACGATCGACCTGCGGGTGCGGCACGCGTTCGGCGGCCCCAAACACGACCCGCTGCTGCTCGCGCCGTACCTGTTCCAGGCGACGCGCGCGCTGGGCGTCATCCCGACCGTCAATCCCGCGGCGTACCTGCCGTACACGGCCGCGCGGCAGTTCGCGACGCTGCAGCACCTGAGCGGCGACCGGCTCGGGCTCAACGTCGTGACCGACACCGCGAGCGCCCGCCACTTCGGCGACGCCCCGCAGCTGGGCCATGACGCCGCCTACGACCGGGCGGAGGAGTGGCTCGCCGGCATCCGTGCCCTGTGGCGGTCGTGGGACGAGGGCGCGCTCGTGCGGGATGCCGCCTCCGGCGTGTACGTGGACGGGTCGCGCCTGCACGCGACCGCCCACCGCGGCGACTACTTCGCGTTCGACGGACCGCTGAACGCCGTGCCGTTCACCGCCGGTGAGCCCGTCATCGCGTCGCCGGGAGGGTCGGGCCGGGGCCTCGGGTTCGCCGGGGCGAACTCCGACATCCAGCTCGCGCTGGCGCCGCTGCACGAGAAGAGCGTGCGCGAGTACCGCGCGAAGATCCACGCCGCCGCGATCGAGCGCGGCCGCCGGCCGGAAGACATCAAGATCCTGTTCGCGATCCAGCCCGTGATCGTCGCATCGCCCGAGGAGGCCGACCGGGTGGTCGCGGCATCCCTCGCCCCCTCGGACGCGACGCTGCGCCTCATCGCGCAGCGGCAGTCCAGCGACCTCGAGACCGACCTGACGGCGCTCGACCTCGACGCTCCGCTGGATGCCGGGATCTTCGGCGACCATGTCTCGCACGGGTCGATCCGCCGGCTCACCGGCGACCGCGACGTGGCCACGACGCCGCTGCGGGTGCACCTCACGGCGCTCGCGCGGCTCGGACGGCTCTCGGACCGCTCCGGCTTCGTCGGCACCGCCGAGGAGTTCGCCGACCTCATCGAGGAGCTCGGCGAGTGGGGCAACGACGGGGTGCTGCTGTGGGGCGACCTGCACCCGGTGACGATCCACCGCACCCTGGACGAGCTCGTTCCCGTGCTGCGTCGCCGCGGCATCCTGCGCCGGGAGCTGCTCGGCGACGGCCTGCACGCCAACCTGCGCGCCTTCTGA
- a CDS encoding dihydrolipoyl dehydrogenase family protein, protein MDAAEYDLIVIGAGPVGENVADRAVQGGLSVAIVESELVGGECSYWACMPSKTLLRAGAALAAAVDAPGALPAASGPRRVDVAAVLRRRDEIVHEWNDAGQVQWLQDAGIELVRGHGRLTGEREVTVARDGADAARLRARYAVAVCTGSAALLPDIPGLADARPWTSREATAVQQMPESLVILGGGVVACEMATAYASFGVAVTVLARSALLHGVEPFAGEFVTDSLRAAGVDVRTDAQVTAVVREDDGRVRVDLSEGESVTASEILVATGRVPRTGDLGLEAVGLEPGAWLDVDDTLRVRGSAWLYGVGDVTHRALLTHQGKYQARAAGDVIAVRAHGGEVDDAPWGAHVATADHDAVPQVVFTAPEVAAVGLTAAQAEERGIRVRALDVDLAQIAGASTRAAHYRGQARAVVDEDRGVLVGATFVGEDAGEMLHAATIAVVGEVPLHRLWHAVPAYPTLSEVWLRWLEAYGRESAVST, encoded by the coding sequence ATGGATGCTGCAGAGTACGACCTCATTGTCATCGGAGCCGGCCCCGTCGGCGAGAACGTCGCCGACCGGGCGGTGCAGGGCGGGCTGTCGGTGGCGATCGTGGAGAGCGAGCTCGTCGGCGGGGAGTGCTCGTACTGGGCGTGCATGCCGTCCAAGACGCTGCTGCGCGCCGGGGCGGCGCTCGCCGCGGCCGTCGACGCGCCGGGAGCGCTGCCGGCGGCATCCGGCCCGCGCCGCGTCGACGTGGCGGCCGTGCTGCGCCGCCGCGACGAGATCGTGCACGAGTGGAACGACGCCGGGCAGGTGCAGTGGCTGCAGGATGCCGGGATCGAGCTCGTCCGCGGACACGGGCGGCTGACCGGCGAGCGCGAGGTGACGGTCGCGCGCGACGGTGCGGATGCCGCACGCCTCCGCGCCCGGTACGCGGTCGCGGTCTGCACCGGCTCGGCGGCGCTGCTGCCGGACATCCCCGGCCTCGCCGACGCGCGGCCGTGGACGTCGCGGGAGGCGACGGCCGTGCAGCAGATGCCGGAGTCGCTCGTGATCCTCGGCGGCGGCGTCGTCGCGTGCGAGATGGCCACGGCGTACGCGTCGTTCGGCGTCGCCGTGACGGTGCTCGCGCGCTCCGCCCTGCTGCACGGCGTCGAGCCGTTCGCGGGGGAGTTCGTGACGGATTCGCTGCGTGCGGCGGGCGTCGACGTGCGCACCGATGCCCAGGTGACGGCGGTGGTGCGCGAGGACGATGGCCGCGTGCGGGTCGATCTGTCGGAGGGGGAGAGCGTCACCGCATCCGAGATCCTCGTCGCGACCGGTCGGGTGCCGCGCACCGGCGACCTCGGACTCGAGGCGGTCGGGCTGGAGCCGGGCGCCTGGCTCGACGTCGACGACACGCTGCGGGTGCGCGGCAGCGCGTGGCTCTATGGCGTCGGTGACGTCACGCACCGGGCGCTGCTGACCCACCAGGGCAAGTACCAGGCGCGGGCCGCCGGCGACGTGATCGCGGTCCGCGCGCACGGCGGCGAGGTCGACGACGCGCCGTGGGGCGCGCACGTGGCGACCGCCGACCACGACGCCGTTCCGCAGGTGGTGTTCACCGCACCGGAGGTCGCCGCGGTCGGGCTCACGGCGGCGCAGGCGGAGGAGCGCGGCATCCGCGTCCGCGCGCTCGATGTCGACCTCGCGCAGATCGCCGGCGCCAGCACCCGAGCCGCGCACTACCGCGGCCAGGCGCGCGCCGTCGTCGACGAGGACCGCGGTGTGCTCGTCGGGGCGACGTTCGTGGGGGAGGATGCCGGGGAGATGCTCCACGCGGCGACGATCGCGGTCGTGGGCGAGGTCCCGCTGCACCGGCTGTGGCACGCGGTTCCGGCCTACCCCACGCTCAGCGAGGTGTGGCTGCGCTGGCTCGAGGCCTACGGCCGCGAGTCGGCCGTGTCGACCTAG
- a CDS encoding helix-turn-helix domain-containing protein encodes MAIRITIDHMLARRGMSVGEFADRVGITPANVAVLKNGRAKAVRFSTLDAICRVLECQPGDILHHEG; translated from the coding sequence ATGGCCATCCGCATCACCATCGACCACATGCTGGCGCGCCGCGGCATGAGCGTCGGCGAGTTCGCGGACAGGGTTGGCATCACCCCCGCGAACGTCGCCGTGCTGAAGAACGGCCGCGCGAAGGCCGTCCGGTTCTCGACCCTCGACGCGATCTGTCGCGTCCTCGAATGCCAACCCGGCGACATCCTCCATCACGAGGGCTGA
- a CDS encoding ABC transporter ATP-binding protein, which translates to MAIEFRSVTKRFADGTVAVDDFSLVLPAHKTTVFVGSSGCGKTTLLRMINRLIEPTSGDITIDGESITGRDPVKLRRGIGYVLQNAGLLPHFSVIDNVATVPVLNGVPKKQARQRALELLDIVGLDRALADRYPRQLSGGQQQRVGVARALAADPNILLMDEPFGAVDPIVRKELQTETRRLQRDLDKTVVFVTHDIDEAFLLGDQVVILEKGARIAQVGTPDEIIENPASPFVAQFIGAERGARALSLKRTDHGTIVVDATGRAQGVLTDAGASAAEGSA; encoded by the coding sequence ATGGCGATCGAGTTCCGCTCCGTCACGAAGCGCTTCGCTGACGGCACCGTCGCGGTGGACGATTTCAGTCTCGTGCTGCCCGCGCACAAGACCACGGTGTTCGTGGGATCCTCAGGCTGCGGCAAGACGACGCTGCTGCGCATGATCAACCGGCTCATCGAGCCGACGAGCGGAGACATCACGATCGACGGCGAGTCGATCACGGGTCGCGACCCGGTGAAGCTGCGCCGCGGCATCGGCTATGTGCTGCAGAATGCCGGACTGCTCCCGCATTTCAGCGTCATCGACAACGTCGCCACCGTCCCGGTGCTGAACGGGGTGCCCAAGAAGCAGGCCCGCCAGCGCGCCCTCGAGCTGCTCGACATCGTCGGGCTGGACCGCGCGCTCGCCGACCGCTACCCGCGGCAGCTCTCCGGAGGCCAGCAGCAGCGCGTCGGCGTCGCGCGTGCCCTCGCGGCCGACCCCAACATCCTCCTCATGGACGAGCCGTTCGGCGCCGTCGACCCGATCGTCCGCAAAGAGCTGCAGACCGAGACGCGGCGCCTGCAGCGCGACCTCGACAAGACCGTCGTGTTCGTCACGCACGACATCGACGAGGCGTTCCTGCTCGGCGACCAGGTCGTGATCCTCGAGAAGGGCGCCCGGATCGCGCAGGTAGGCACGCCCGACGAGATCATCGAGAACCCCGCGAGCCCATTCGTCGCCCAGTTCATCGGCGCCGAGCGCGGCGCCCGAGCCCTCTCACTCAAGCGCACCGACCACGGCACCATCGTGGTCGACGCGACGGGTCGCGCACAGGGTGTGTTGACGGATGCCGGGGCATCCGCCGCGGAGGGCAGCGCGTGA
- a CDS encoding ABC transporter permease, whose amino-acid sequence MNLFLDAFAWIFSPDRLTGSLTLPTAIWQHLAFTFGSIAIAAVIAIPAGWAIGHTGRGREFAVALSGAARAIPTLGLVVLLYLLIGVVYKTEAAVVAFVVLAIPSILAGAYAGFEAIDRSVISAGRAVGMTEWQVLWRIEVPLGLTLLIGGLRSATLQVVATVTIAAYIGLGGVGFFILQGIPLRRFDQVLGASIVVVVLALVLDGLFALLQRFVVPRGVTARARPARKTRTRPVPAITAP is encoded by the coding sequence ATGAACCTCTTCCTCGACGCCTTCGCCTGGATCTTCTCCCCCGACCGGCTGACGGGGTCGCTGACCTTGCCGACCGCGATCTGGCAGCACCTCGCGTTCACGTTCGGGTCGATCGCGATCGCCGCGGTCATCGCGATCCCGGCGGGCTGGGCGATCGGTCACACCGGCCGCGGTCGCGAGTTCGCCGTCGCGCTCTCGGGTGCCGCCCGGGCGATCCCGACGCTCGGCCTCGTCGTGCTCCTCTACCTCCTGATCGGCGTCGTCTACAAGACGGAGGCGGCCGTCGTCGCGTTCGTCGTGCTCGCGATCCCGTCGATCCTCGCGGGCGCCTACGCCGGATTCGAGGCGATCGACCGCAGCGTCATCAGCGCCGGCCGCGCCGTCGGCATGACCGAGTGGCAGGTCCTCTGGCGCATCGAGGTGCCGCTCGGGCTGACGCTGCTCATCGGGGGCCTGCGCTCGGCGACCCTCCAGGTCGTCGCGACCGTCACGATCGCCGCGTACATCGGCCTCGGCGGCGTCGGCTTCTTCATCCTGCAGGGCATCCCGCTGCGCCGATTCGATCAGGTGCTCGGCGCCTCGATCGTCGTCGTGGTGCTCGCCCTCGTCCTCGACGGACTGTTCGCGCTCCTGCAGCGGTTCGTCGTCCCCCGAGGCGTCACCGCACGCGCGCGTCCCGCGCGCAAGACCCGCACCCGTCCCGTACCCGCCATCACTGCACCCTGA
- a CDS encoding DUF2975 domain-containing protein codes for MDLDLPRPALGLVITTQVFLGILFVVGLAAIALLPGFSSRVAMSLPEYAELRDPLLAIAISVTILGLIALAMVALLVHRIYAGTMLTRTSLLWVDVIVATLFCAVVLDIVGVVAISNAQAGNPFLGIVQAVACLTVVALACITLVLRSLLRGAIVMRAELDDVV; via the coding sequence ATGGACCTCGATCTTCCGCGCCCCGCACTCGGACTCGTCATCACCACCCAGGTGTTCCTGGGCATCCTGTTCGTCGTCGGCCTCGCCGCGATCGCGCTGCTTCCCGGCTTCTCCTCGAGGGTCGCGATGAGCCTTCCGGAGTACGCAGAGCTGCGCGACCCGCTCCTCGCGATCGCGATCTCCGTCACGATCCTCGGCCTCATCGCCCTCGCCATGGTCGCGCTGCTCGTGCACCGCATCTACGCCGGCACGATGCTGACTCGAACCTCGCTGCTCTGGGTCGATGTCATCGTCGCCACGCTCTTCTGCGCGGTGGTTCTCGACATCGTGGGTGTCGTCGCGATCAGCAACGCTCAAGCCGGCAATCCCTTTCTCGGCATCGTCCAGGCAGTGGCCTGCCTCACCGTCGTCGCGCTCGCCTGCATCACCCTCGTTCTCCGGTCGCTGCTGCGGGGCGCGATCGTGATGCGCGCCGAACTGGACGACGTCGTGTGA
- a CDS encoding M18 family aminopeptidase, translated as MPDTTITPAALTHADDLADFVAASPSSFHAAAEVARRLTDAGFTALDELAAWQVVPGAKQFVVRDGAVLAWVVPSGPGASTPFHIFGAHSDSPAFKLKPKPTTGRLGWLQAGVEIYGGPLLNSWLDRELRLAGRLVLDDGTEALAATGPLLRLPQLAIHLDREANDHLALHKQTQTQPVWGLGEAASADLLAELATSAGVDASRIRGYDIVTADAARGAVFGRNDVFFASGRLDDLASVHAGLVALADAGLDAPHIAMLAVFDHEEVGSATRSGAAGPFLAEVIERIQLALGADREQQLRALAASWCVSSDVGHAVHPNYPDKHDPVVQPLLGRGPILKINANQRYATDAAGAAAWHGWCAAASVTSQEFVSNNAVPCGSTIGPITATRLGIRTVDVGIPILSMHSARELAGTADLAALARVAGAFFAA; from the coding sequence GTGCCCGACACGACGATCACCCCCGCCGCTCTCACTCACGCCGACGATCTCGCCGACTTCGTCGCTGCATCGCCCTCGAGCTTCCATGCCGCCGCCGAGGTGGCCCGGCGGTTGACGGATGCCGGGTTCACCGCGCTCGACGAGCTCGCGGCGTGGCAGGTGGTGCCGGGTGCGAAGCAGTTCGTCGTGCGCGACGGCGCCGTGCTCGCCTGGGTCGTCCCGAGCGGGCCCGGTGCGTCGACGCCGTTCCATATCTTCGGCGCACACAGCGACTCGCCCGCCTTCAAGCTCAAACCGAAGCCGACGACGGGGCGGCTGGGGTGGCTGCAGGCCGGGGTGGAGATCTACGGCGGACCCCTGCTGAACTCCTGGCTCGATCGCGAGCTGCGCCTGGCCGGTCGCCTCGTGCTCGACGACGGCACCGAGGCGCTTGCCGCGACCGGGCCGCTGCTGCGGCTGCCGCAGCTGGCCATCCACCTCGACCGCGAGGCCAACGACCACCTCGCCCTGCACAAGCAGACCCAGACGCAGCCGGTATGGGGTCTGGGTGAGGCGGCCTCCGCCGATCTGCTCGCCGAGCTGGCGACATCGGCAGGGGTGGATGCCTCTCGCATCCGCGGCTACGACATCGTCACCGCCGACGCGGCCCGCGGCGCGGTGTTCGGCCGCAACGACGTCTTCTTCGCGAGCGGGCGCCTCGACGATCTCGCATCGGTGCACGCGGGCCTCGTCGCACTCGCCGACGCGGGGCTCGATGCGCCCCACATCGCGATGCTCGCCGTGTTCGACCACGAGGAGGTCGGTTCCGCGACGCGCTCCGGCGCGGCCGGGCCGTTCCTCGCCGAGGTGATCGAGCGCATCCAGCTCGCCCTCGGCGCCGACCGCGAGCAGCAACTGCGGGCGCTCGCGGCATCCTGGTGCGTGTCCAGCGACGTCGGCCACGCGGTGCACCCGAACTACCCCGACAAGCACGACCCCGTCGTGCAGCCGCTGCTCGGTCGCGGCCCGATCCTGAAGATCAACGCCAACCAGCGGTACGCGACGGATGCCGCCGGTGCCGCCGCCTGGCACGGCTGGTGCGCGGCGGCATCCGTCACGAGCCAGGAGTTCGTCTCGAACAACGCCGTCCCGTGCGGGTCGACGATCGGGCCGATCACGGCGACCCGCCTCGGGATCAGGACGGTCGACGTCGGCATCCCGATCCTGTCGATGCACTCGGCCCGCGAACTCGCCGGCACCGCCGACCTCGCGGCGCTGGCCCGCGTCGCGGGCGCGTTCTTCGCCGCCTGA
- a CDS encoding ABC transporter permease → MSWIWDNLDLIWRLSLPHLRQSVIPIVVGFVIALPLGWLAFRYTRWRGAILTTVGLLYTIPSFGLFAVVAAAFGLSLRSETTLIVALTIYAVAIMTRSTTDGLASVDPVTREAAIAVGYGAWRRFWTVDLPLAGPVLLAGLRVTATSTISLVTVGALIGVQNLGYLFTDGSQRRIIPEVLSGVIAVVVIALVVDVVLIVLGRLLMPWAPRRESRRERRAMQRVAVEVVA, encoded by the coding sequence GTGAGCTGGATCTGGGACAACCTCGACCTGATCTGGCGACTGAGCCTTCCGCATCTGCGGCAGAGCGTCATCCCGATCGTCGTCGGGTTCGTGATCGCGCTGCCTCTGGGTTGGCTCGCGTTCCGCTACACGCGTTGGCGCGGCGCGATCCTGACGACCGTAGGCCTGTTGTACACGATCCCCTCGTTCGGCTTGTTCGCCGTCGTCGCGGCCGCGTTCGGGCTCAGCCTGCGGTCTGAGACGACGCTCATCGTCGCACTGACGATCTACGCCGTCGCGATCATGACGCGCTCGACGACCGACGGGCTCGCGTCGGTCGACCCCGTGACGCGCGAAGCGGCGATCGCGGTCGGCTACGGCGCGTGGCGACGGTTCTGGACGGTCGACCTGCCGCTGGCGGGGCCCGTCCTGCTCGCGGGCCTGCGCGTGACGGCGACCTCGACGATCTCGCTCGTGACGGTCGGCGCGCTGATCGGCGTGCAGAACCTCGGTTACCTGTTCACCGACGGCTCGCAACGCCGCATCATCCCCGAGGTGCTCTCGGGCGTCATCGCGGTCGTCGTGATCGCCCTCGTCGTCGATGTCGTACTGATCGTCCTCGGACGCCTGCTCATGCCGTGGGCACCGCGGCGCGAGAGCCGCCGCGAGCGGCGGGCCATGCAGCGAGTTGCCGTGGAGGTGGTCGCATGA
- a CDS encoding zinc-binding dehydrogenase: MRAGTPIVTVGERMPARVAAPAACATATAVAALRRAEREVPVAGAVVLVSGAGMVGLSAAALAADRGATVIVADPDKRRRKLSPRFGASAAIDPRECDALAGALATLGRDEVDIAIEASGSPSAVAAALAAVGIGGAVVLVGSVFPGGTVAVDPERIVRGLVTVAGVHNYTGEDLRDTVSFLRDAWGRHPFEDLVEPVFALADADEALAAAAGGEALRVGLDPRR, encoded by the coding sequence GTGCGTGCCGGCACCCCGATCGTCACCGTGGGGGAGCGGATGCCGGCGCGCGTCGCCGCGCCCGCCGCGTGCGCGACGGCCACCGCCGTGGCGGCCCTCCGCCGCGCCGAGCGCGAGGTCCCGGTCGCCGGCGCGGTGGTGCTCGTGTCGGGCGCGGGGATGGTCGGGCTGTCGGCTGCGGCGCTCGCCGCCGACCGCGGCGCGACGGTGATCGTCGCCGACCCCGACAAGCGCCGACGCAAGCTGAGCCCCCGGTTCGGGGCGAGCGCCGCGATCGACCCCCGGGAGTGCGACGCGCTGGCCGGCGCCCTCGCCACCCTCGGCCGGGACGAGGTCGACATCGCGATCGAGGCGTCGGGGTCGCCCTCGGCGGTGGCCGCGGCGCTCGCGGCCGTCGGCATCGGCGGAGCCGTGGTGCTCGTCGGGAGCGTCTTCCCCGGTGGAACGGTTGCCGTCGACCCGGAGCGCATCGTCCGGGGTCTCGTCACCGTCGCCGGCGTCCACAACTACACCGGCGAGGATCTCCGCGACACGGTGTCCTTTCTGCGCGACGCGTGGGGCCGGCATCCGTTCGAGGACCTCGTCGAGCCCGTGTTCGCGCTCGCCGACGCCGACGAGGCGCTCGCCGCCGCCGCGGGCGGCGAGGCGCTGCGGGTAGGTCTCGACCCGCGCCGCTGA